In one Kamptonema formosum PCC 6407 genomic region, the following are encoded:
- a CDS encoding amino acid adenylation domain-containing protein, with protein MSYLLQHLLISSARSHSDRVAVQQQEHTIAYRQLDEKSNQLAHTLLYAGIKRGDRVGIYLDKSIEAVIAIFGILKAGATYVPLDPYAPIKRLAFIIKNCQIETLISTNQKIDALATNSLEDLQSLNSVILADEENRATQWYGKTIQWSEVLQAPCSPPPDQNLIENDLAYILYTSGSTGVPKGVMINHRASLTFVNWAYDTFQVTAEDRVSNHAPLHFDLSIFDIFTTIKAGGTIILLSPALSVFPINLAKFIAEEKISIWYSVPSILTSLVLYGQLEQHTFPALRTILFAGENFPIKYLRQLMVHIPHACYYNLYGPTETNVCTYYQVPPLDIELTESLPIGQACANTEVFVLSTSNELVVRGEVGELCVRGPGLMTGYWDLPEKSAQVRVPFSLHRSLGSDMIYRTGDLVKQAPDGNYIFLGRRDRMIKSRGYRIELGEIENILYSHPGVEEAAVIPIPDNEIGNRIKAIVVARSGDKLAGAIPSEPPDVSIQALKLFCAERLPKYMVPHLFEFRSNLPQTSTGKIDKVQLSQEAH; from the coding sequence ATGTCATATCTACTGCAACATCTGTTAATAAGCAGCGCTCGCAGCCATAGCGATCGCGTTGCCGTACAGCAACAAGAACACACGATCGCGTATCGTCAGTTGGACGAGAAAAGTAACCAACTAGCACATACCTTGCTCTATGCAGGTATAAAACGGGGAGACCGAGTTGGTATTTACCTCGATAAGTCAATTGAAGCTGTTATTGCTATCTTTGGCATCTTAAAGGCCGGTGCAACTTATGTACCTCTAGACCCTTACGCTCCAATTAAGCGGCTTGCCTTTATCATTAAAAACTGTCAGATCGAGACATTAATTTCGACCAATCAAAAAATAGATGCTTTAGCAACCAATTCCTTAGAAGATTTGCAGAGTCTCAACAGTGTGATTCTGGCAGATGAGGAAAATCGAGCAACGCAGTGGTATGGGAAAACTATCCAATGGTCAGAGGTTTTACAAGCTCCTTGCAGTCCACCGCCAGACCAAAATCTTATTGAAAACGATTTGGCTTATATTCTTTATACATCTGGCTCGACAGGAGTCCCGAAAGGGGTTATGATTAACCATCGAGCGTCTCTTACCTTTGTGAATTGGGCCTACGACACATTTCAGGTCACAGCAGAAGACCGCGTTTCCAATCATGCACCGTTACATTTCGATCTTTCCATCTTTGATATCTTTACAACTATCAAAGCTGGGGGCACAATTATTTTACTCTCACCTGCTTTATCAGTCTTTCCAATTAATCTAGCCAAATTCATAGCCGAAGAAAAAATTTCTATCTGGTATTCAGTACCCTCTATTCTCACAAGTTTGGTCTTATATGGTCAATTAGAACAACATACTTTCCCCGCTCTAAGAACCATTTTGTTTGCGGGTGAAAATTTTCCCATTAAATATTTGCGTCAGTTGATGGTGCATATCCCCCATGCCTGCTATTATAACCTCTATGGTCCGACTGAGACGAATGTCTGTACCTATTACCAAGTTCCACCACTTGATATTGAACTAACTGAATCACTTCCAATTGGTCAAGCCTGCGCTAACACTGAAGTTTTTGTCTTAAGTACAAGTAATGAATTGGTAGTTAGAGGTGAGGTGGGTGAGCTTTGCGTGCGCGGACCTGGATTGATGACAGGTTATTGGGATTTACCTGAAAAAAGTGCCCAAGTTCGAGTTCCCTTTAGTTTGCATCGTAGTTTAGGATCTGACATGATTTACCGCACGGGGGATCTGGTCAAACAAGCCCCGGATGGCAATTATATCTTTTTAGGTCGTCGCGATCGCATGATTAAGAGTCGTGGCTATCGCATTGAATTAGGTGAGATAGAGAACATTTTGTACAGCCATCCGGGAGTCGAAGAAGCCGCAGTAATTCCAATTCCCGACAATGAAATTGGCAACCGGATCAAGGCTATCGTTGTAGCACGTAGTGGTGACAAACTTGCAGGAGCGATTCCTTCGGAACCGCCTGATGTCTCAATACAGGCTTTAAAGTTGTTTTGTGCAGAACGGCTTCCAAAATATATGGTTCCCCATTTGTTTGAGTTCCGAAGTAACTTGCCCCAAACTTCAACCGGAAAGATAGACAAAGTTCAGTTGTCTCAAGAAGCACACTAA
- a CDS encoding acyl carrier protein — translation MTEEKVEQMLKEFIIQELAYDQTNLVLTNNLKIIEQRIIDSMDIFRLVRFVEEEFGIFWEPEELVLKNFETIDNIKAYILGKLVSQV, via the coding sequence ATGACAGAAGAAAAAGTCGAACAAATGCTCAAAGAGTTTATTATTCAAGAGTTGGCCTATGACCAAACAAACTTGGTTCTAACCAACAATTTAAAGATCATTGAGCAACGAATCATAGACTCAATGGATATCTTTCGGTTGGTGCGCTTTGTCGAAGAAGAATTTGGAATATTTTGGGAACCTGAAGAACTTGTATTGAAGAACTTTGAAACAATTGACAATATCAAAGCTTATATACTTGGTAAATTGGTGTCACAGGTATGA